ATAGAGTATAAACTCTATATTGTCTCTTGAGACACTCTTTGTATTTTTGAAAAACGATTTGGATAGCATGCTATTTTGTAGGACATCAGCCCATTTCTCTTCAAATATATCTACAAAAACAATATCCCCTCTACCACGATACACATCTGCATTCTCTTCGTAAAGTTTGGTTGTTTCAACTTTTCTTACCTTATTATATACAACACCTATAAGAGAGTCATCAAATCTTTTATTTAGATGAGCTTTTCCCTCCCCTATATCATAATACTCATAGGTTTCTGGCATCACTGTAGCTGTATCAAAGTAAACCCCATAGTCATTCACTTTGAAATACTTTATACGCCCCTTTGTTTTATACTCAGGTATTTGTAACTGTTTTCTTGTTTTATCTAGAAAATTTATCTCATTTTTCAATGTGTATATCTTTTCGTCAAAATTGCTATTAAAATGTTCTATTGATGTAGTTATCTCTGAATGTAGAAAATTTCTTTTGTTATAAAGTGAAAAAACTAGTAACAAAAGAAATGAAATATTTAAAAACCTGATGTATCCTTTCAAAGCTCCTCCCATTAATCACTAATTCATTACTCCATTATATAAACATGTGCAACAAAAGTCAAGATGATGTTATCTTATTTCCTTCAAAAATAATACAATCCCTTCCAGAGTTTTTAGCTTTATAAAGGCTTTTATCACTTTCGGCTATCGCTTTATAGAGTTCATTTTTGTTAGCTATACTCTCTATACTAGCACCTATCGAAACTGTAATCTCTCTCTCATCTAAGATATCTATCTTTTTAACATATCCTTTAATTATCTCTAATTTTCTTATCAACTCACTTCTCTCTATATCTTTAAACAGAAGCAGAAACTCTATATTATCTCTTGAGATACTTTTACTAAATTTGAAGAATGATCTAAGTAAAGCATTCTCTTGGAAAGCTTCAACCCATCTCTCATCGAATCTATCTATAACAATGATATCTCCCTCAACTGAAAACGGATTCACTTTATTGTGAACTACCCCACCCTAATAGAGGGTGGGGCTTCGTGGGAAGTATCTTAGCAATCTAAAATATATTGACCACGCTCTACGGAGAGTCCCTCTCCTGATATATCTTAATAAGCTAATAGAGTTCTACCAGCTTCGCGAATGTTTATACTTGCATTCAAGTCACGGTCTATCTCAGAGTTACAC
The Cetobacterium sp. ZOR0034 DNA segment above includes these coding regions:
- a CDS encoding diguanylate cyclase domain-containing protein — encoded protein: MNPFSVEGDIIVIDRFDERWVEAFQENALLRSFFKFSKSISRDNIEFLLLFKDIERSELIRKLEIIKGYVKKIDILDEREITVSIGASIESIANKNELYKAIAESDKSLYKAKNSGRDCIIFEGNKITSS